The segment ACTGAAGCGGCATTTGCCGGTCTTAGCGCAGAGCAGGCAGCAAGCGTAGTTATCGCTTACGAACCCATCTGGGCGATCGGTACAGGTAAATCCTCCACTTCCCAGGATGCCAACGAAGTTATTGCTTATATCCGTACCCTTGTTAAAGGCCTGTACGATGAAGCAACAGCTGAAGCTGTACGTATCCAATACGGCGGCAGCGTGAAGCCTGAGAATGTAACGGAGTACATGAGTCAAAGCGACATCGACGGCGCTCTAGTCGGCGGTGCCAGCCTGCAGCCTGCTTCCTTCGTTTCACTCGTTGAGGGGGCGAAGTAAGAATGTCAGCTCCAAGACCTGTAGCACTGATTATCATGGACGGCTTCGGACTGCGGAACACGGATGAAGGCAACGCTGTTGCCCAAGCCAACAAGCCGAACTACGACCGTTACCTGAAGCAATATCCGAATACTACGCTTACCGCTTGCGGCGAAGCTGTAGGTCTGCCGGAAGGTCAAATGGGTAACTCTGAAGTAGGGCACCTTAACATTGGTGCCGGCCGGATTGTATATCAAGACCTGACCCGTATCGACAAGTCGATCCGTGATGGAGAATTCTTCGATAACGAGACGCTGGTGGCTGCCGTAAGAAGCGCTAAGTCAACCGGCAAAAAGCTTCACCTCTATGCACTGGTATCCGATGGCGGCGTACACAGCCACATCAATCATCTGTTCGCCATGCTCGATCTGGCCAAAAAAGAAGATCTGCATGAAGTCTATATTCATGCCTTCATGGATGGCCGTGACGTACCACCCGACAGTGGACAGAAGTTCATTCAGGATCTGGTCGCCAAGATTGAAGAGGTTGGCGTAGGTACGATTGCTACGGTATCCGGACGCTACTTCGCGATGGACCGTGACAAGCGCTGGGAACGTGTAGAGAAGGCTTACCGTGCAATGGTATATGGCGAAGGCCCTAAATATACCGATGCTCTTCAGGCCATCACTGCATCCTACCAGAATTCTGTGTTCGATGAATTCGTGGAGCCAAGTGTAATTGTGGACAGCCAGAACAACCCGGTAGCGACAGTGGAGAGCGGCGATTCGGTCATTTTCCTTAACTTCCGTCCTGACCGTGCCATTCAGCTGTCACAAGTGTTCACGAACTCGGATTTCCGCGGCTTCGACCGTGGTCCTAAGTTCCCGCAAGGCCTGCACTTCGTATGCCTGACTACCTTCAGTGAGACAGTTCAAGGCTTCGTGGCTTACTCCCCGAAGAACCTGGACAATACGCTCGGTGAGGTGCTGGTTCAGCAGAACAAGAAGCAGCTGCGTATTGCAGAGACCGAGAAGTATCCGCATGTGACCTTCTTCTT is part of the Paenibacillus sp. FSL M7-0420 genome and harbors:
- the gpmI gene encoding 2,3-bisphosphoglycerate-independent phosphoglycerate mutase, which gives rise to MSAPRPVALIIMDGFGLRNTDEGNAVAQANKPNYDRYLKQYPNTTLTACGEAVGLPEGQMGNSEVGHLNIGAGRIVYQDLTRIDKSIRDGEFFDNETLVAAVRSAKSTGKKLHLYALVSDGGVHSHINHLFAMLDLAKKEDLHEVYIHAFMDGRDVPPDSGQKFIQDLVAKIEEVGVGTIATVSGRYFAMDRDKRWERVEKAYRAMVYGEGPKYTDALQAITASYQNSVFDEFVEPSVIVDSQNNPVATVESGDSVIFLNFRPDRAIQLSQVFTNSDFRGFDRGPKFPQGLHFVCLTTFSETVQGFVAYSPKNLDNTLGEVLVQQNKKQLRIAETEKYPHVTFFFSGGRDEELPGETRILINSPKVATYDMKPEMSAYEVAAACVAEIEADRQDAIILNFANPDMVGHSGMLEPTIKAVEVTDECVGKVVDAVVAKGGVAIIIADHGNADMVFDENGRPFTAHTTNPVPFIVTTEDVVLREAGILADVAPTILDLMGLPQPAEMTGQSMIASRK